The DNA region GCGACCTTCGCGGATGCCAGTGTCAATTTCGGCCTGTAGACGGCGGTAGACGAgcgggttggtgatgatgaagagcaATGTGGAGCGAATGGCTGTAGCTGACGTGTCGGAGCCGGCAATGATCTGTACCACGGTCTCGCCTTCCGCTTCTTCCCTGGTGAGGCCATTGGCGACGAAGGAGCCGAGCATATCGCGCTTGATCAAGGGTTTGTCCCCGTAGCGTTCGGCAACCGCTTGCTGGGCCGTCTTGACAACAGTTCCGATGCCAACTACCCTGTCGATGTCGGGCATCAGAAACTTGAGGCGAGGTGACTGAATCAGCTTCAGGAGCCAGGGCATAAACCCTATCGTGAGCATGATGGGAAGCGTGCTCTCAGTGGTCTGAATGTAGCTGAACAGATCCTGATCGGCGGCGAGGTAGCCCAGTTCCTTGCCAAACGCCAATGCAGAGATGACGTCCAAGGTGAAATACTGTACTTTGCGCGCCAGGTCGACGGGCTTGAATTCGGTCTTGCTTGACAGATACTTGGTCTCTAGTAATGACACAAGACCAGCGACTTGTCTGTCGATGAGCTCATGGAGGTTGTCGACATCTTTGCCGCCGTAGCCTGGCATGAGCTTTGCCCTCAGCTTTTCGTGAACCTGGTCATCCGTGGTTGAGAAAGCATTGTCCTTGTAGGGGTCAAAACGAAAAGCGCGGTACCAAAATGGTCGCTTCCACGCTGAACGGACTCCCCAAATACGTCTCAGCTCTTCGGCGTCGCCGCAGACGACCCAATTGGGTGCGATCTTTGCGATTGGACCTGTGAAATTAATGTCAGTCAGTGGATGGATATGCAGCAAGGACAGGTAGGTCAGCACGGGGTGGAATACCATATCTTGTGTTTGCATCCTGAAGGAGGAAGCAAAATCGACCGCTGAGCTGGGCGCGTATCATCCACAGGTCGGTCCATCCAGCCCAGAATGGCCCAGGGATATGCCGTGTTTTAACAAAGGACTGGACCCGAGTGGCGATGACAAAGCAAAGTAAGAGGGCCGTCCCGATGAGGGCCACGGTCGAGGAAGGTAGCCATGACATGGCAGAATCTCGCATTTCTGTACCGTGTGGAAAACAGCAGTTATGGGAAACACAAGCTGGGTTCCGTCGTGTCACATGGTGGGCATTTCATTTCCACGATAACCACGGCCTGTTTTTGAGGTGTGCTGTGGTCCAGGGCTTGGGGATGCTTGTTGGCTTTGCAGCAGCTAGGGTGTATGTGCACTACTGCAACAGCAGAAGTGTGCTGGACCACCTGGGACCAATTACCGATGGTCCTTGTTGGTTTGTTGGCGTTCTGAGCGTGTGATAGGGAAGCGGGGGACCCGCATATGTGTCAAGCCACACCGGCAACCGGGGGCATGTTCCGTTCATTGTCTGGGATGTGGCTACCTCAGCTCAGCATCCCCTATCTAGCCGCTCGCCGTTTTCCTTGTTCTGGCCGAGCGACCACCACGACTCC from Podospora pseudopauciseta strain CBS 411.78 chromosome 6, whole genome shotgun sequence includes:
- a CDS encoding hypothetical protein (COG:Q; EggNog:ENOG503NV1Q); protein product: MRDSAMSWLPSSTVALIGTALLLCFVIATRVQSFVKTRHIPGPFWAGWTDLWMIRAQLSGRFCFLLQDANTRYGPIAKIAPNWVVCGDAEELRRIWGVRSAWKRPFWYRAFRFDPYKDNAFSTTDDQVHEKLRAKLMPGYGGKDVDNLHELIDRQVAGLVSLLETKYLSSKTEFKPVDLARKVQYFTLDVISALAFGKELGYLAADQDLFSYIQTTESTLPIMLTIGFMPWLLKLIQSPRLKFLMPDIDRVVGIGTVVKTAQQAVAERYGDKPLIKRDMLGSFVANGLTREEAEGETVVQIIAGSDTSATAIRSTLLFIITNPLVYRRLQAEIDTGIREGRISSPITDTEARNLPYLQAVIREGLRMWPPATAALPKVSDRDQVVCGVHIPAGTIIAWAPFSFLRSKKIFGEDADVFRPERWLDIEPEKYRTMDQTVMMEFASGSRWECLGKTVAQIELNKAYVELLRRFDVTLVDPTNPWTSFNAAVFIQSDMNVVVTRREL